In the Marinobacter sp. Arc7-DN-1 genome, CAATCCGTTCACCCATGCGGTGGAGGCGATCCGCTTCTCGCTGTATCTGGAGTGGAACCCTGTAGCTTATGGCATTACTGCGGGGGTAACCGTGGTTCTGGTAATGCTTGCCACGGCCGGGTTCCGGCCTCAGCGGACCAAGATCCTCGGAACCTCCAAGACTGCTTGATCGAGCGGTAGTGGGCTATGGGGGACAGGCTAAATCAAGGTTACGAAGCCTCCCAAGAAGTCCATCAATCAAACCAGCCTCACCCACTGCATCATCCCACTGCAAGCGCGCCGGTTTGCCATCCAGGTACCAAAGTCGGTTTGCCAATATCTCGGCGTCACCACCATCGTGGGTAACACAGATCATCGCCATTTCGGGGTGAGCATCCAGAATGCCGGCGATCAGTTTTTTCAGCCCGCCCGCCATTACCGGATCCAGTGACGCAAAGGGTTCGTCCAGTAACAGCAAGTCCGGCTTCACCGCCAGACAACGTGCCAAGGCAGCCCTTCTGGCCATGCCAAGAGAAAGCTGATCCGGCAAGTAGTGACCGTAACCGGAGAGACCAACCTGACTTAGCAAATTTTCGGCTTCCTGCTCGGTTGCACCGACCAGACGGAGGTTGGCATTCAGGGTTCGCCACGGCAGCAGGCGGTGTTCCTGGAACAGATAACCCACCCTGAGCCTGTCGCGTCCGATGACCGCATCGTCCGGTATCGATCTGTCGAGGCCCGCAATGACATTCAGCAACGTGGTCTTGCCAATACCGGAAGGGCCGAGCAGGCAGATACGGTCGCCGGGGGCTATGGTGGTGAACACTTCCCCAAGCACAGGCTGGCCAAAATCCCGGCCGGCGATTCTGAGTTCAAGCATGGGCAGCCTCCGGCTGGCGCCAACGGCTTGAACGGCGTTCCAGGGGCTGGAGGATGGCCAGTTCGATGAGCTGCACTACGGCAATAAACGCAAGGCTGTAGGCGAGGATGGCGGCAACGTCGAAGACCTGGAAGGCCATGTACAGCTGGAAGCCAACGCCGCTGGAACGGCCGAGCAGTTCGACCACCAGGACGATTTTCCAGATCAGGGCCAGGCCACCGCGGGTGGCGGCCATCAGGTAGGGAAACAGTTGCGGCACCCAGACTTCGCGAAATCGCTGCCAGCGGGTGAAGTTGTAGACGGTGGCCATTTCTTCAAGGCGATAATCCAGACTGCGAGCCCCTTCCCGGACGGTGACGGCGACGTTGGGGACCTTGTTGATGACTACGGCCATCACGGCGGCCACTTCCACCAGGCCGAACCAGACGTACATCAGGATGATGGTGACCAGCGCTGGCAGGTTCAGCATCAACACCAGCAGGGGATCGAACAGGGCGTTGGTGGTTCGTGACCGGCCCATCACGATGCCGATGGCGGTGCCAAGAAGCATGGCGAGAACAAAGGCCACCAGGACACGCCCAAGGGTCGCACCCAGATGGTGCCAGAGTTCGCCGGAGGCGGACTCCCTTATCAGGGTGTCGAGCACATCCAGGGGCGTGGGCAGGAGTGGAGACTGGATAAACCAGGCAATCCATGCCCAGAGCAGGACAAACGAAGGCAGAACCACCCAGTAACTCCAGGCCGGCGGGCGGCCGGAGCGGGTGTTCACGGTTGTCTCCGGTAGAACAGCTCCGACGGCATCAGGTTGCCTGGGTCCGCACCGGTGAGCGCCAGCAACCGATATAGGTCAGTAATTCGCTGGTCCGTGAGAGGCGCGGGCGTGCCGGCGACAAAACCTTTGCGCAGTGCCGTGAAAACGCCCTCTTGCGGGCTGCCCATCAGGGGCCGCAACCGCTGCCAGTGGGATTTGTCCGCCGCCAGTTCGGCTTTTGCCTGCTGCAGGGACCCGGCGAAGCGATCCAGCAACGGCCCCTGGTTTTCAGCCCAGCCCGCCGGGAACACATAGCCCAGAACCGGGAGGTTCCGGTCCAGATTCATGGCGGTGAGCAGGTCGGCCATACCGAACGCGGAGCGCCAGCCGCCCTCTCCCTTCAGGCGGGCCGAAAAATGCCAGTAGGTGACGATCGCATCCACCTGGCCGCGCTTCAGGGCCTGGCTCAGCAGGGGTGGGGCGGCGAACTGGACCTCGGTGGATTGTGCCAGGTTGATCCCTTGGAGCGCGGCCACGTTCTGCAACAGTATCCAGCCTTTGCTGTCCGGCCCGCCAGCCACGCCGATGCGTTTGCCGGCCAGGTCGGCCACCGAACCGATAGCAGAGTCGCCGGCAACCACAATGTCGCCAATCCGGGAAGAGAACGGCACATAGAGATAGGGCGTGCCGGCCTGGAACCGGGACTGCGCCCACAGCAGGTCGGCCACCGCGCCGTTCACCGACTGGCTGGTGACCGCCAGGTGGGAAGCCGGTAGATTGGCAACGAGCTTCAGCTTGAGCTGGTAGCCGTTCTCGCGGTCCAGCCCCCGGTGAAGGATATGGTCCAGTTCCCAGTGCGCGGTGCCAAACTGCAGGACACTGACAGACAGCACCGGCAGCTCTTCAGGGTCACCGTCACTGCCATGGGCGGGACTCATCAGTAAGGACAGAAGCAATAGCGCGGCGATGACCACCCGGACAAAACGGGCCGCAGTCGGAAAGGATTGAAGAACTGACTTTATTGTTGGCTGTTGATTCATCCCTCCACGATACGAACCCCGCAGCCGGGCAAGAATAGTACTTTGGTGCCTGTTTTTTGGTGCGATGGTCGCATTCAACCCGGGACGAAGATCGCGTGTAATGAAATCATCACAATAATAACCAGAGGATCGGCACCGACTCCGTCGATCCCCTGCACAGGAGGCCGCCATGTTGGACGAGCTCGATGCCACACTCTCTTCCGAAAACCGCTATCATGATGCGGAAGCCAACCCCGGCAATGACAACAAACAGGTAGAGACATCCATGGAGCCGGCTTACAAGATCCTGATTGCCGACGACCACCCGCTCTTCCGCGAAGCCATCAGCAGCGTGATTGCTTCCGGCTTTGCGGGCAGCGAGATCATCGAAACCGCTGATCTGGACAGTGCCCTGGAAATCACCCGTGAAAATGACGACCTGGACCTGATCCTGCTGGACCTGAACATGCCCGGCATGCACGGGTTGACCGGCCTGATCACGCTACGTAATGAAGCGCCCACCATTCCGGTGGTGATTGTCTCCGCGGAAGAAGACAAACAGGTGGTGTTGCAGGCCATAACCTACGGCGCCTGCGGATTCATTACCAAGTCCTCTCCCCGGGCCCAGATGACCGAAGCCATCCAGCAGATCCTGAACGGCAATGTGTATCTGCCCTCCGACATCATCCGCACCGGCAAGGAAAGCAGTAACCGCCGCAGCCGGCATGAAGACAACCCGATATCGCCGGAACTGCTGAACTCCCTCACCCGCCGGCAGTTGCTGGTGTTGGAACGTATGTCCAAGGGAGAGTCCAACAAGCAGATCGCCTACAACCTGAACATCGCCGAAACCACGGTGAAGGCCCATGTCTCGGCCATTCTGCGCAAGCTTGGCGTGCATAACCGGGTTCAGGCGATTCTTTCCGCCAGTGATGTCGATTTC is a window encoding:
- a CDS encoding ATP-binding cassette domain-containing protein — translated: MLELRIAGRDFGQPVLGEVFTTIAPGDRICLLGPSGIGKTTLLNVIAGLDRSIPDDAVIGRDRLRVGYLFQEHRLLPWRTLNANLRLVGATEQEAENLLSQVGLSGYGHYLPDQLSLGMARRAALARCLAVKPDLLLLDEPFASLDPVMAGGLKKLIAGILDAHPEMAMICVTHDGGDAEILANRLWYLDGKPARLQWDDAVGEAGLIDGLLGRLRNLDLACPP
- a CDS encoding response regulator, yielding MEPAYKILIADDHPLFREAISSVIASGFAGSEIIETADLDSALEITRENDDLDLILLDLNMPGMHGLTGLITLRNEAPTIPVVIVSAEEDKQVVLQAITYGACGFITKSSPRAQMTEAIQQILNGNVYLPSDIIRTGKESSNRRSRHEDNPISPELLNSLTRRQLLVLERMSKGESNKQIAYNLNIAETTVKAHVSAILRKLGVHNRVQAILSASDVDFSQYLKR
- a CDS encoding ABC transporter permease, whose protein sequence is MNTRSGRPPAWSYWVVLPSFVLLWAWIAWFIQSPLLPTPLDVLDTLIRESASGELWHHLGATLGRVLVAFVLAMLLGTAIGIVMGRSRTTNALFDPLLVLMLNLPALVTIILMYVWFGLVEVAAVMAVVINKVPNVAVTVREGARSLDYRLEEMATVYNFTRWQRFREVWVPQLFPYLMAATRGGLALIWKIVLVVELLGRSSGVGFQLYMAFQVFDVAAILAYSLAFIAVVQLIELAILQPLERRSSRWRQPEAAHA
- a CDS encoding ABC transporter substrate-binding protein, producing MNQQPTIKSVLQSFPTAARFVRVVIAALLLLSLLMSPAHGSDGDPEELPVLSVSVLQFGTAHWELDHILHRGLDRENGYQLKLKLVANLPASHLAVTSQSVNGAVADLLWAQSRFQAGTPYLYVPFSSRIGDIVVAGDSAIGSVADLAGKRIGVAGGPDSKGWILLQNVAALQGINLAQSTEVQFAAPPLLSQALKRGQVDAIVTYWHFSARLKGEGGWRSAFGMADLLTAMNLDRNLPVLGYVFPAGWAENQGPLLDRFAGSLQQAKAELAADKSHWQRLRPLMGSPQEGVFTALRKGFVAGTPAPLTDQRITDLYRLLALTGADPGNLMPSELFYRRQP